A single Clostridia bacterium DNA region contains:
- a CDS encoding sigma 54-interacting transcriptional regulator, with product MLKSIIDFAQKCAETISVILNVEVTIIDYNLTRIAGTAGYKNTIGQQLHDRTYTSRVVQSGKGCVIESPESKNTCINCGNRFNCPEKDKEKGLISVPIIDSGKVLGAISLICLNDIQLEMLISKKQSLMDFLTNIGQMLASKIKEQEYIDRLELNSSQLNQIFSSISDGLMLIDNKGTILNASQSVLNLTGNPKNSFLGMNIKDVIEDNMNIEEFKNSNNIEFTEVKFKNGSESFQCSFSPITINDKFEGAVMVLVEDIKLNPLIYKKVHANQRITFNNIIGESRLIKDTINVAIKTSKVKSNLLITGESGTGKELFARAIHNCMFDGSAPFIPVNCAAIPESLLESELFGYESGSFTGARKMGKPGKFELANGGTFFMDEIGDIPLHLQAKLLRVLQENEVERIGGTHPIQIDVRVIAATNKNLEQMVNSKLFREDLYYRLNVINLRLPPLRERKSDIPLLIEFFMNLYCSKMGVPKKSLDEEAIEALCNHEWKGNVRELQNIIEYICCICLGERVTYNDIKDKIERSDKMDMPLNINSLDFLEKNEIIKALNKYGYTTKGKVMAANVLSISRASLYRKLKEYNINSQNKTDF from the coding sequence ATGTTAAAGAGTATAATAGATTTTGCTCAAAAATGTGCCGAAACCATATCCGTAATATTAAATGTGGAAGTAACGATAATAGACTACAATCTTACCAGAATTGCCGGTACAGCAGGTTATAAAAATACAATTGGACAGCAGTTACATGATCGGACATATACCAGTAGAGTAGTCCAAAGCGGGAAAGGCTGTGTAATTGAAAGTCCTGAAAGTAAAAACACTTGCATTAACTGCGGCAACAGGTTCAATTGCCCGGAAAAAGATAAGGAAAAAGGGTTGATCTCCGTACCTATAATTGACAGCGGAAAAGTTTTAGGTGCCATATCATTGATATGTTTAAACGATATCCAACTTGAAATGCTTATTTCAAAGAAGCAATCATTGATGGATTTTCTGACCAATATTGGACAGATGCTTGCATCAAAAATAAAGGAACAGGAATATATTGACCGGTTGGAACTGAACAGCAGTCAACTAAATCAGATATTCTCATCAATATCCGATGGGCTGATGCTTATTGATAATAAAGGGACAATACTTAATGCCAGCCAGTCGGTATTAAACTTGACCGGTAATCCTAAAAATAGTTTTTTGGGCATGAACATTAAAGATGTAATTGAAGACAATATGAATATCGAAGAGTTCAAGAACAGTAACAATATTGAGTTTACAGAAGTAAAATTTAAGAACGGCAGTGAGTCTTTCCAGTGCTCCTTCAGCCCAATCACAATAAATGACAAGTTTGAGGGGGCGGTAATGGTGCTTGTTGAAGACATAAAGCTAAACCCTCTTATCTATAAAAAGGTACATGCCAATCAGCGTATCACATTCAATAATATTATCGGTGAGAGCCGTCTTATAAAGGATACAATAAATGTGGCAATCAAAACCTCAAAGGTAAAATCAAACCTTTTGATAACAGGCGAAAGCGGCACAGGTAAGGAACTTTTCGCCCGTGCCATTCATAACTGCATGTTTGACGGTTCTGCACCCTTTATACCGGTAAATTGTGCTGCCATACCCGAGTCACTCCTTGAATCGGAACTGTTCGGTTATGAAAGCGGGTCATTCACCGGAGCTAGGAAGATGGGGAAACCCGGCAAGTTTGAGCTTGCAAACGGAGGCACATTTTTCATGGATGAAATAGGCGACATACCTCTGCACCTTCAGGCCAAGCTTTTGAGGGTGCTGCAAGAAAATGAAGTTGAAAGGATAGGAGGCACACATCCCATACAGATAGATGTCAGAGTAATAGCTGCAACAAATAAGAATCTGGAGCAGATGGTAAATAGTAAATTGTTCCGCGAAGATTTATATTACAGGTTGAATGTAATAAACTTAAGACTTCCTCCTCTTAGAGAGAGAAAGTCGGATATTCCACTGCTTATAGAATTTTTCATGAATCTTTACTGTTCAAAAATGGGAGTACCTAAAAAATCCTTGGATGAAGAGGCAATTGAAGCTTTATGTAATCATGAATGGAAAGGTAATGTACGGGAGCTTCAAAATATCATAGAATATATATGCTGTATATGTTTGGGAGAAAGAGTAACATATAATGATATAAAGGATAAGATAGAGCGCTCTGATAAAATGGATATGCCTTTAAATATTAATTCACTAGATTTCCTTGAAAAGAATGAAATAATCAAAGCACTTAACAAATATGGTTATACCACCAAAGGAAAGGTAATGGCTGCAAATGTGTTATCGATCAGCAGAGCCTCCCTTTATAGGAAACTTAAAGAATACAATATTAATTCTCAAAATAAGACCGATTTCTAA
- the larA gene encoding nickel-dependent lactate racemase — translation MKFSLGFGKQNAEFDIEDKNLLAVLEPNMVAADKTGEEEVKRALLNPISSKRLKHIVNQGEKIVIITSDITRPMPTKVVLPVLLEELYEAGVKDEDIKVVFALGSHRKHTEEEKKYLVGEKIYEKIDCIDLDINDCISLGTTSSGTPLSVFKPVVEADRRICLGNIEYHYFAGYSGGAKAIMPGVCTREAIQANHSMMVRDEAKAGAICGNPVRCDIDEAAKFVKIDFILNVVLDEKKTIIKAVAGHYIDAHREGCRFLDKLYKISIPQKGDIVVVSSGGYPKDINLYQAQKALDNAKYAVKDGGIIILLASCKEGLGEHTFERWMTTSDSTETMITNIQKKFELGGHKAAAIAMVLKNTRVFLVSDLDEEFVRNIFLEPFKSVDEALIEAFKVLGDDAKVIVMPYGGSTLPEATR, via the coding sequence ATGAAATTTTCACTTGGATTCGGAAAACAGAATGCGGAATTTGATATTGAAGATAAAAACCTGCTTGCTGTGCTTGAACCTAATATGGTAGCTGCGGATAAGACAGGAGAAGAGGAGGTTAAGAGAGCACTCTTAAACCCTATTTCTTCTAAAAGGCTTAAGCATATTGTCAATCAGGGGGAAAAAATTGTAATAATAACTAGCGATATTACCAGGCCAATGCCGACTAAGGTAGTGCTTCCGGTACTTTTGGAGGAATTATACGAGGCAGGCGTAAAGGATGAAGATATAAAAGTTGTTTTTGCCCTCGGAAGCCACAGAAAGCATACTGAAGAAGAGAAGAAGTACCTGGTCGGTGAGAAGATATATGAAAAAATCGACTGCATCGATTTGGATATCAATGACTGCATAAGCTTGGGGACAACATCTTCCGGCACACCGTTGAGCGTGTTCAAACCAGTGGTTGAGGCTGACAGGAGAATATGCCTGGGAAATATAGAGTATCATTATTTTGCCGGATACAGCGGAGGAGCCAAAGCCATAATGCCCGGTGTTTGCACAAGGGAGGCAATCCAGGCAAATCATAGTATGATGGTAAGGGACGAAGCCAAGGCTGGGGCAATATGCGGTAACCCCGTAAGGTGTGATATAGATGAAGCGGCTAAGTTCGTAAAAATTGACTTTATACTCAATGTCGTTCTGGATGAGAAAAAGACTATTATAAAGGCTGTTGCAGGCCACTACATCGATGCGCATAGGGAAGGCTGCCGCTTCTTGGATAAGCTTTATAAGATTTCGATTCCTCAAAAGGGCGACATTGTTGTAGTATCTTCCGGAGGATATCCGAAGGACATTAATCTCTACCAAGCACAAAAGGCACTGGATAATGCCAAGTATGCCGTAAAGGACGGAGGTATAATAATACTTTTGGCGTCCTGCAAGGAAGGACTGGGAGAGCATACTTTTGAAAGATGGATGACTACCTCGGATTCTACTGAAACAATGATTACAAATATACAGAAAAAATTCGAGCTTGGCGGGCATAAAGCAGCTGCTATAGCGATGGTTCTTAAAAATACGAGAGTGTTTTTAGTATCCGACCTGGATGAGGAGTTTGTGAGGAACATATTCCTTGAGCCATTCAAGAGTGTTGATGAAGCATTGATAGAGGCATTTAAAGTATTGGGAGACGATGCAAAGGTAATTGTAATGCCCTATGGGGGGTCTACACTGCCGGAAGCGACACGATAA
- a CDS encoding ZIP family metal transporter, with the protein MIGTGLGGLFTLFLKNPTKRFMAILLGFTSGIMISVVCFDLLPEAFDMGGVYISLAGIVLGVGMILVVEHFIPERISDKYSDGFDFVRSGILLGIGIAIHNFPEGLAVGSGFAASDYLGLGLAIVIGFHDMPEGIAMAAPLKLGGINRLKILVYTILAGIPMGFGAFIGELLGEISNTFICLCLSFAGGAMLYITCGELIPKTQNIYKGRISTIAMIVGMICGIIISTSF; encoded by the coding sequence ATGATAGGTACCGGCCTCGGCGGTTTATTTACACTGTTTCTTAAAAATCCTACAAAAAGATTTATGGCTATTCTTCTTGGGTTTACCAGCGGAATCATGATATCGGTAGTGTGCTTTGACCTGCTCCCTGAAGCCTTTGATATGGGGGGCGTATACATAAGCCTTGCGGGGATTGTACTTGGGGTGGGAATGATACTTGTAGTAGAACATTTCATACCTGAGAGGATAAGCGATAAGTACAGTGACGGCTTTGATTTTGTGAGAAGTGGAATACTGCTTGGCATTGGAATTGCTATACACAACTTCCCAGAAGGACTTGCGGTGGGCTCCGGTTTTGCTGCCAGTGATTATTTAGGTTTGGGGCTTGCTATTGTAATAGGTTTCCATGATATGCCGGAAGGCATAGCAATGGCTGCACCTCTTAAATTAGGCGGCATCAACAGATTGAAGATACTCGTTTATACAATACTTGCAGGAATACCGATGGGGTTTGGGGCTTTTATAGGGGAATTACTGGGAGAAATATCAAACACCTTTATTTGCCTCTGCTTGAGCTTTGCAGGCGGTGCAATGCTGTATATAACCTGCGGGGAGCTTATACCAAAGACTCAAAATATTTACAAGGGAAGGATATCTACAATTGCCATGATAGTTGGAATGATATGCGGTATAATTATTTCAACAAGCTTTTAA
- the prfA gene encoding peptide chain release factor 1 — MLDKLEFIEEKYEDLSHKISDPEVIADQSMWQKLVKEHAGMEPVVTNFKEYKAVLSSIEDSKAMLGDKPDKEFEEMITLELSELQEKKAKLEEELKILLLPKDPNDDKNVIVEVRGAAGGDEAALFAGSLFRMYVRYAERMGWKIEMLSSNATDIGGYKEVIFEIDGKGAYSRLKYESGAHRVQRIPTTEASGRIHTSTSTVAVLPEAEDVDVQINNNDLRIDVYRSGGHGGQSVNTTDSAVRITHIPSGLVVICQDEKSQLKNKEKALKVLKSRLLEQETARHNAEIASDRKSQVGTGDRSERIRTYNFPQGRVTDHRIGLTLYQLDAFMDGDIDGMIDALITSAQAEKLKGVE; from the coding sequence ATGCTGGATAAACTGGAGTTTATTGAAGAAAAATATGAAGATTTGAGCCATAAGATAAGCGATCCGGAAGTAATTGCAGACCAGAGCATGTGGCAGAAGCTTGTAAAAGAGCATGCAGGTATGGAGCCTGTTGTTACGAATTTTAAAGAGTACAAGGCAGTACTTTCGAGTATAGAAGATTCAAAGGCAATGCTTGGGGATAAGCCTGACAAAGAGTTTGAAGAAATGATCACCCTGGAGCTTTCCGAGCTGCAGGAGAAGAAGGCAAAATTGGAAGAGGAACTTAAGATACTGCTGCTTCCAAAGGATCCCAATGATGATAAGAACGTAATAGTTGAAGTAAGAGGTGCTGCAGGCGGTGATGAGGCTGCGCTTTTCGCGGGAAGTCTGTTCAGAATGTATGTGAGATACGCCGAGAGAATGGGCTGGAAGATAGAAATGCTGAGCTCCAATGCCACGGATATTGGTGGCTATAAGGAGGTCATCTTCGAAATAGATGGGAAGGGTGCTTACAGCAGACTCAAATATGAAAGCGGCGCCCACCGGGTTCAGAGAATTCCGACCACCGAAGCCAGCGGCAGAATCCATACATCAACCTCAACGGTTGCGGTGCTTCCTGAAGCCGAAGATGTAGATGTGCAAATCAACAACAATGATTTGAGGATAGACGTTTACCGTTCAGGCGGACACGGCGGACAGAGCGTAAATACAACAGACAGTGCGGTAAGAATTACACACATTCCTTCTGGCTTGGTAGTAATCTGCCAGGATGAGAAATCACAGCTCAAAAACAAGGAAAAGGCATTAAAGGTATTGAAATCAAGGCTCCTGGAGCAGGAAACAGCAAGACACAATGCTGAAATTGCAAGCGATAGAAAAAGCCAGGTAGGGACAGGCGACAGAAGTGAGAGAATCAGGACATACAATTTCCCTCAGGGCAGAGTGACTGATCATAGGATAGGATTGACTCTTTATCAGTTGGATGCCTTTATGGATGGAGACATCGATGGAATGATAGATGCTTTAATAACAAGCGCGCAAGCTGAAAAACTCAAAGGGGTAGAATAA
- the prmC gene encoding peptide chain release factor N(5)-glutamine methyltransferase, producing the protein MESIRELLKKAVGVLKRCEHSDNPILDAEVLLVYALNQSGRSFDRLKLITQSEYMVDGNAAEGYLGLIDERSKGKPVQYIVNRQEFMGLELHVAEGVLIPRADTEIVVEKVIELAGGIEKPNIIDMCTGSGAIAVSLAKNIPDARLWAADISDIALECCSANVKEFGLESRICTIKSDLFENIRVEGIIGNTDIIVSNPPYIESAVINELGISVRGYEPHLALDGGRDGLVYYRRIVQESAEFLKPNGILAFEIGHDQGVKVKNIMEESGYYDGLKLEKDLAGLDRCVWGNRL; encoded by the coding sequence ATGGAGAGCATAAGAGAGCTATTGAAAAAAGCCGTCGGAGTGCTGAAAAGGTGTGAGCATTCCGATAATCCAATACTTGATGCAGAGGTGCTGCTTGTATATGCGCTGAACCAATCCGGCAGGAGCTTTGACCGGTTAAAGCTTATAACTCAGTCGGAATACATGGTTGATGGGAATGCTGCCGAGGGTTATTTAGGATTGATAGATGAGCGAAGCAAAGGCAAGCCTGTGCAGTACATTGTCAACAGGCAGGAGTTCATGGGACTTGAGCTGCATGTAGCTGAAGGGGTGCTGATACCCCGTGCCGATACAGAAATAGTTGTAGAAAAGGTTATTGAGCTGGCGGGGGGAATAGAAAAGCCTAATATAATTGATATGTGCACTGGAAGCGGTGCAATAGCAGTAAGCCTTGCTAAGAATATACCCGATGCAAGGCTCTGGGCTGCGGATATTTCTGACATTGCTTTAGAATGCTGCAGTGCCAATGTCAAGGAATTTGGACTTGAGAGCCGAATATGCACTATAAAGAGTGACTTATTTGAAAATATCAGGGTGGAAGGAATTATTGGAAATACTGATATCATAGTATCCAACCCTCCATATATAGAAAGTGCGGTTATAAATGAGCTGGGAATAAGTGTTCGGGGCTATGAGCCGCATTTGGCTCTTGACGGAGGCAGAGACGGACTTGTATACTATAGAAGAATTGTGCAGGAGAGTGCTGAGTTTTTAAAGCCTAATGGCATACTTGCATTTGAAATAGGACATGATCAAGGTGTTAAAGTAAAAAATATCATGGAAGAGAGCGGTTATTATGACGGCTTAAAGCTTGAAAAGGACCTGGCAGGGCTTGATAGATGCGTATGGGGAAACAGATTATAG
- a CDS encoding DUF1385 domain-containing protein codes for MKILSTESRIKPKAVGGAAVIEGVMMKGAEDYAIAVRKPDGEIIVKKEKLKGNRKVISKMPILRGVYAFVDSMVLGVKSLMYSADFIEEEEEEKNKKPSKFDEFLGNNIIWISVVISVLFSVGLFILLPTVLVDVFKHLTTNNLILNGIEGIVRIVIFLGYLLAVSRMKDIRRVFEYHGAEHKTIFCYEHGEELTVENVKKFGRLHPRCGTSFLFIVMIVSILLFSMFSWSGVWMRLAIRIILMPIVAGISYEIIKWAGKSQSKISCIVSAPGMWLQKITTREPDDKQMEVAIEALKNVLVVDTEADNW; via the coding sequence ATGAAAATATTAAGCACTGAAAGTAGAATAAAACCTAAGGCGGTGGGCGGCGCGGCTGTCATTGAAGGGGTAATGATGAAGGGTGCCGAGGATTATGCTATAGCGGTACGAAAGCCTGACGGAGAGATAATAGTCAAAAAGGAAAAGCTAAAGGGCAATAGAAAGGTAATATCCAAGATGCCTATTCTGAGAGGGGTATACGCATTTGTGGACTCAATGGTCTTGGGCGTCAAATCTCTAATGTACTCTGCTGATTTTATCGAAGAGGAAGAAGAGGAAAAGAATAAGAAACCTTCTAAGTTTGATGAATTTTTGGGCAATAATATAATATGGATATCTGTGGTCATTTCAGTATTATTCTCAGTAGGACTTTTTATATTGCTTCCTACTGTACTTGTCGACGTATTCAAGCATCTTACCACCAATAATCTTATACTTAATGGAATTGAGGGTATAGTAAGAATAGTTATTTTCCTTGGATATTTACTTGCTGTATCTAGAATGAAGGATATAAGAAGGGTATTTGAGTATCACGGAGCAGAGCATAAAACCATATTTTGTTATGAGCATGGAGAAGAATTGACTGTAGAAAATGTGAAGAAGTTCGGAAGACTGCATCCAAGGTGCGGTACCAGCTTTCTTTTCATAGTAATGATAGTCAGCATACTTCTTTTTTCAATGTTTAGTTGGTCAGGGGTATGGATGAGGCTTGCTATAAGGATTATACTCATGCCTATTGTAGCCGGCATTTCCTATGAAATAATCAAATGGGCAGGAAAGAGCCAGAGCAAGATATCCTGCATTGTATCGGCTCCAGGGATGTGGCTGCAAAAGATAACCACAAGGGAGCCGGATGACAAGCAGATGGAAGTAGCCATTGAAGCGCTTAAAAATGTTCTTGTAGTTGACACAGAGGCAGATAACTGGTGA